A region of Amyelois transitella isolate CPQ chromosome 11, ilAmyTran1.1, whole genome shotgun sequence DNA encodes the following proteins:
- the LOC132902223 gene encoding uncharacterized protein LOC132902223 encodes MTKTVLKLSENDTIPSQLTMLDETIPKNDTRRQKIPWYSRWTYRHASDFNTRAKIMDNALQTIYMARHKIRQMEKEKHFNRKDTGYRIAFLYKYIRKLYRRLVDIYMTSLKRIKTTYKDAASSHDFMAAMHQRAVRIHTDFLYYYWVMIEIDKRYRDYMGHKTSKSPDLEKIRSTTDPFLNYNGNEEWKVWQ; translated from the exons ATGACAAAAACTGTGCTCAAATTGTCTGAAAACGACACGATTCCATCTCAACTGACAATGTTAGATGAAACAATACCCAAGAACGATACCAGAAGACAGAAAATACCTTGGTACTCCCGATGGACATATAGACATGCGTCAGACTTCAATACCAGAGCAAAAATCATGGATAACGCCCTACAAACGATTTATATGGCGAGGCATAAGATAAGGCAA ATGGAAAAAGAGAAACACTTCAATAGAAAGGATACAGGTTATCGGATAGCATTCCTctacaaatatatacggaaaCTGTACCGAAGGCTGGTGGATATCTACATGACCAGTTTGAAGAGAATCAAAACGACATATAAAGACGCAGCCTCGAGCCACGATTTCATGGCTGCCATGCATCAGAGGGCGGTTAGAATCCACACTGACTTCTTGTATTACTATTGG GTCATGATTGAAATAGATAAGAGATACAGAGATTACATGGGACACAAGACATCTAAGTCGCCAGACCTCGAAAAGATTAGATCTACAACAGATCCTTTCCTCAATTACAATGGTAATGAGGAATGGAAGGTATG gCAATAA